One genomic window of Fervidobacterium thailandense includes the following:
- a CDS encoding NAD(P)/FAD-dependent oxidoreductase has protein sequence MRIGIVGAGAVGALIARELSKYDVEVYVFEKEFDVGMGVTKANSAIIHAGYDDEPGTVRAKFCAKGNEMYTTLSKELDIDFKRIGSLVLAFSDTELRVIEELYKRGLENGVPGLEIWDRDKILAHEPNVNQEVLAALWAPTAGIIEPWMIAIAAVENAVENGAKLFLNTEVKDIIVEHNHVRRVVTNRGEFELDVLVNAAGLYGDYVSKMAGVETLPIHPRKGEYILLDKEEFGGFVKSVLFPTPSTLGKGTLVTPTIDGGILVGPTAVDLPGERKFREDTSTTIQGFEFLMAKAFKMTPNIDFRSSIKTFAGLRPETPIKDFIVGRTRVEGFFNAIGTRSPGLTAAPAIASFMVEEIQEAMGVTFIRKDNFNPIRKRIRSYVQLPLDEWDKIIKEDPLAGNIVCSCNKVTEREIVEAIKRGARTVDGVKFRTRAMFGSCQGGFCGHKIMKILARELGVDVSDIVLRNEQTKILYGKVRT, from the coding sequence ATGCGCATAGGAATTGTGGGTGCTGGTGCTGTAGGTGCTCTCATCGCACGAGAATTGAGTAAGTATGATGTGGAAGTGTACGTGTTCGAGAAAGAATTCGACGTTGGAATGGGAGTCACTAAAGCAAATTCTGCAATAATACACGCTGGTTACGACGACGAACCTGGAACAGTAAGGGCAAAGTTCTGTGCGAAAGGTAACGAAATGTACACCACATTGTCGAAGGAACTTGACATCGACTTTAAACGTATCGGCTCTTTGGTGTTGGCTTTTTCGGACACAGAACTAAGAGTGATTGAAGAGCTGTACAAGCGAGGACTCGAAAACGGTGTTCCCGGTTTGGAAATTTGGGATAGAGACAAGATTCTTGCACACGAGCCAAACGTAAACCAGGAAGTTCTGGCTGCGTTGTGGGCTCCAACGGCTGGTATCATCGAGCCATGGATGATTGCGATTGCCGCCGTTGAAAACGCCGTCGAAAACGGTGCGAAACTATTCCTAAACACCGAAGTTAAAGATATCATCGTTGAACACAACCACGTTAGACGCGTTGTTACCAATCGAGGTGAATTTGAGTTGGACGTTTTGGTGAATGCAGCTGGACTATACGGGGATTACGTTTCAAAGATGGCCGGTGTCGAAACTCTTCCAATTCATCCGAGAAAAGGAGAATACATCCTCCTTGATAAAGAAGAGTTTGGTGGGTTTGTGAAGAGTGTGCTCTTTCCGACACCTTCAACGCTTGGAAAAGGTACTCTGGTAACTCCAACGATAGACGGTGGTATACTGGTAGGTCCGACGGCTGTTGACCTACCCGGAGAACGAAAGTTTAGAGAAGATACATCCACAACAATCCAGGGCTTTGAATTTCTAATGGCAAAAGCTTTCAAAATGACGCCGAACATTGACTTTCGTTCCTCCATCAAGACATTTGCCGGATTAAGGCCTGAAACACCTATCAAAGATTTTATCGTTGGCCGAACAAGAGTTGAAGGGTTCTTTAACGCAATAGGAACAAGGTCACCTGGCCTCACTGCCGCACCAGCAATAGCCAGTTTTATGGTCGAAGAAATCCAGGAGGCGATGGGGGTAACTTTCATTAGAAAGGACAACTTTAACCCGATACGTAAGCGCATTAGAAGCTATGTTCAATTACCGTTGGATGAATGGGACAAAATCATCAAAGAAGATCCGTTGGCTGGGAATATCGTATGCTCCTGTAACAAGGTAACAGAACGTGAGATCGTCGAGGCCATAAAGCGTGGTGCACGTACAGTGGATGGTGTGAAATTTCGAACTAGAGCCATGTTTGGAAGTTGTCAGGGAGGATTTTGTGGTCACAAGATAATGAAAATTTTGGCCAGAGAACTAGGAGTTGACGTGAGCGATATAGTCCTACGCAACGAACAAACAAAAATACTGTACGGCAAGGTGAGAACATGA
- a CDS encoding GNAT family N-acetyltransferase codes for MGLKLLIHEGQKEFDILDVEDSYTLSERRVLRVPPVTLEFYDAGRFVGFVELDIRVFNRNAYITFYVPREERGKGYGKMILQLALEHARNEMNLHRLTAEVYEYNIPSIKILESIGFELEGRLKEAKYHSGRYWDILVFGKILNP; via the coding sequence TTGGGCCTAAAATTGCTCATTCATGAAGGTCAAAAAGAGTTTGATATCCTTGATGTCGAAGACAGTTACACATTATCCGAGAGAAGAGTTCTCAGAGTTCCACCCGTGACTTTAGAGTTCTACGATGCTGGGCGTTTCGTAGGCTTTGTAGAGCTCGACATTAGAGTCTTCAACAGGAATGCTTATATTACATTCTACGTTCCACGGGAAGAAAGGGGAAAGGGTTATGGGAAAATGATTCTACAGTTGGCACTTGAGCACGCCCGCAACGAAATGAACCTCCACAGGCTGACTGCAGAGGTGTACGAGTACAACATCCCGTCTATAAAGATTCTCGAATCGATTGGCTTCGAGCTTGAAGGAAGGTTGAAGGAGGCAAAGTATCACAGCGGTAGGTATTGGGATATCCTGGTCTTCGGGAAAATCCTGAATCCTTGA
- a CDS encoding SLC45 family MFS transporter gives MEVKRPSFLKLFLLGFGFFGISVVWPLYNAYVPIFLKDFKLSSTTIGFVMTIDNLFAIVMLPLIGVLSDQTRTRLGRRMPYILVGAPLAALTFALIPVTRAFQLLALMMLNIVFMNFFMALFRSPVIALMPDITPPEYRSQANGVINFMGGLGALLAYFAGKPLYDKHYSLPFYAGALLMLVAQILVVLFIKEDEKYKVKAGERIKFENVYKKTFEELKGNLVDVFKSREKSLLMMLLSILFWFIGYNAIETFFTSYAKFRIGISESTGALILGFFSLSFMLFAIPAGFIGSKIGRRKTMTTGLIIVSVVILLTLLGALTIGNKDAIIRLFFVLFAIGGLGWSMVNVNSLPTIVDMTSEEKVGGYTGLYYFFSMSANIIAPPLAGFFIDKLGYDSLLVLSIVFFILSLITVQRVRRGDVKR, from the coding sequence ATGGAGGTTAAGAGGCCGAGTTTTTTGAAGCTTTTCTTGCTCGGATTTGGTTTCTTTGGTATTAGTGTCGTTTGGCCTTTGTACAACGCTTACGTGCCCATCTTCTTAAAAGACTTCAAGCTCTCTTCAACGACCATCGGATTCGTCATGACCATCGACAACCTCTTTGCGATCGTCATGTTGCCACTTATCGGTGTGCTGAGCGACCAAACAAGAACAAGACTCGGACGACGGATGCCCTACATTCTTGTGGGAGCACCACTTGCGGCATTAACCTTCGCACTTATCCCGGTCACAAGAGCTTTTCAACTTCTGGCTCTGATGATGTTGAACATCGTGTTTATGAACTTCTTCATGGCACTGTTCAGATCCCCAGTTATTGCGTTGATGCCCGACATCACACCACCTGAGTACAGGAGCCAGGCTAACGGGGTTATAAACTTCATGGGCGGTTTGGGAGCACTCCTCGCATACTTTGCTGGAAAGCCGCTTTACGATAAGCACTACAGCCTCCCGTTCTACGCTGGAGCGCTCTTGATGCTTGTAGCACAAATCTTAGTGGTCCTTTTCATCAAAGAAGATGAGAAATACAAAGTTAAAGCTGGTGAACGAATAAAATTTGAAAACGTGTACAAGAAAACGTTCGAAGAACTCAAAGGTAACCTTGTCGATGTCTTTAAGAGCCGGGAAAAGAGTCTTTTAATGATGTTATTGTCTATACTGTTTTGGTTCATAGGCTACAACGCAATCGAGACGTTCTTCACCAGCTACGCGAAGTTCAGAATCGGCATATCCGAGAGTACCGGGGCACTAATACTGGGGTTCTTTTCCCTCTCGTTCATGTTATTCGCAATCCCGGCTGGATTTATAGGCTCAAAGATTGGAAGGCGTAAAACGATGACCACGGGATTGATTATCGTTTCGGTGGTGATACTACTCACACTCCTCGGTGCTTTGACAATTGGAAATAAAGACGCGATAATTCGGCTTTTCTTCGTGCTCTTTGCAATTGGTGGCCTTGGATGGTCCATGGTGAACGTGAACTCTTTGCCGACGATTGTAGACATGACGAGTGAAGAAAAGGTCGGAGGTTACACAGGTCTTTACTATTTCTTCTCCATGAGTGCCAACATTATCGCACCGCCACTTGCCGGCTTTTTCATCGACAAGTTGGGTTACGATTCCTTACTCGTTCTGTCCATAGTTTTCTTCATCCTTTCGCTGATAACCGTTCAGCGAGTTCGACGGGGGGATGTTAAGAGATAG